From Podospora bellae-mahoneyi strain CBS 112042 chromosome 3, whole genome shotgun sequence, the proteins below share one genomic window:
- the CRZ1 gene encoding DNA-binding transcription factor (EggNog:ENOG503NUFJ; COG:S) — translation MDQQLPQARGRSLSAASTGGGHHHQQPPNIIRDHSPSPARFPNPNDAVVSSIGLGLGLVDQQFSTAQPDYSAYNANSNSFLNNHQPSPQPFSQPGLSDPSNVPTFDLNQSFTDPLKPENSSFGTSASSTYPQPQTLLAPSFGDADFTIFPPTPGESQYDAPLFVGDSQQQLNSPNANMMAQSNHNQTPPHLLNPDPQQPGSAQHSPSFNQHQFPPPGRHSRNVSLGPEAALLPGQVDWTRAQFQGHRRSPSEFSDVSSAAPSPLLVSSDSFEQHDGHSPMVRPQDAGLYQELHGIGSFSISDHGAHSPNHPGARSPSHSPAISPRILPQQLPDVNQNNFMLQSQGNYGHPSPYLQSSQEAFPSLPQETENITPNQMPAPPSINIDFAPTAVRNGFDQPKSLDVDSLTPPERGRRLARPRAVTDPYNTSGALLGSHRSPSATGSLSPNSASDGRSDISRSLSPLDRSGASPNRRRQSTSSVPNNVIALRLADPEYNGGVAGEGAGGSKRVQKHPATFQCTLCPKRFTRAYNLRSHLRTHTDERPFVCTVCGKAFARQHDRKRHEGLHSGEKKFVCKGDLKSGSQWGCGRRFARADALGRHFRSEAGRICIKPLLDEEINERQRQWNEQRMQQAAVQGMVMQAPGMMMPPGMDPNAGAYPMDPNGNYALPQALLAQYPALAQMNWSDMGGGGGIEDDISGRSSYDASDYDDEADGGYVSGPGTGFGPGGMQENFGEIGYASDYGGR, via the exons ATGGACCAACAGCTTCCCCAGGCCCGCGGGCGATCGCTCTCGGCCGCATCTACCGGCGGgggacaccaccaccagcagcctccCAATATAATAAGAGATCACTCTCCTTCGCCCGCCCGCTTTCCCAATCCGAATGATGCCGTCGTCTCTTCTATCGGTCTCGGTCTTGGCCTCGTCGACCAGCAGTTTTCCACCGCCCAGCCCGACTACTCGGCTTACAACGCAAACTCCAACAGCTTCTTGAACAACCACCAGCCCTCGCCCCAGCCCTTCTCCCAGCCGGGCTTGTCTGACCCGTCCAACGTCCCTACCTTTGACCTCAACCAGAGCTTCACGGACCCCCTCAAGCCCGAGAACTCCTCCTTTGGCACCTCCGCCTCGAGCACTTACCCCCAACCTCAGACGCTCCTGGCCCCGAGTTTTGGCGACGCTGACTTCACCATCTTTCCGCCGACCCCCGGCGAATCTCAGTACGACGCCCCGCTGTTTGTTGGCgacagccagcagcagctcaacaGCCCAAACGCCAACATGATGGCACAGTCAAACCACAACCAgacccctcctcaccttctcaACCCCGATCCTCAACAGCCTGGCTCTGCCCAGCACTCTCCGTCCTTCAACCAGCATCAGTTTCCTCCTCCCGGGAGGCATTCTAGGAATGTGTCACTCGGGCCCGAGGCGGCGCTTCTTCCGGGCCAGGTAGACTGGACCCGTGCTCAATTTCAGGGGCATAGACGCTCCCCCTCCGAGTTCTCTGATGTCTCCTCCGCCGCgccttctcccctcctcgtcagTTCCGATAGTTTCGAGCAGCATGATGGCCATTCACCGATGGTACGTCCTCAAGATGCCGGTCTTTATCAGGAGCTACATGGCATTGGAAGCTTTAGCATCTCGGACCACGGAGCTCACAGCCCAAATCACCCCGGAGCCAGGAGTCCATCACATAGCCCAGCCATTTCTCCACGTATTCTGCCTCAACAGCTGCCTGATGTGAACCAGAACAACTTCATGCTCCAATCACAGGGCAATTATGGTCACCCTTCGCCATATTTGCAGAGTTCCCAGGAGGCCTTTCCCTCGCTGCCACAGGAGACGGAGAATATAACCCCCAACCAAATGCCAGCACCTCCTTCCATTAATATCGATTTTGCGCCGACAGCCGTTAGAAACGGGTTTGATCAGCCCAAGAGCCTCGATGTCGACTCTCTTACACCGCCGGAAAGAg GACGACGATTGGCTCGACCTCGTGCGGTAACAGATCCGTACAACACGAGCGGAGCGCTTCTTGGTTCCCATCGTAGCCCTTCCGCCACTGGGAGTTTGTCTCCCAACTCTGCTTCGGATGGTCGCTCCGATATTTCCCGCTCACTCTCCCCACTTGACCGGTCTGGGGCATCCCCTAACAGACGGCGCCAATCTACCTCGTCGGTGCCCAACAATGTCATTGCCCTTCGGCTGGCGGACCCAGAATACAACGGCGGCGTGGCTGGCGAGGGTGCCGGTGGCTCAAAGCGTGTCCAAAAACACCCAGCAACCTTCCAATGCACACTATGTCCAAAACGGTTTACTCGTGCTTACAATCTGCGGTCACATCTCCGCACTCATACCGACGAGCGTCCGTTTGTATGTACCGTCTGTGGAAAAGCTTTTGCTCGACAGCATGACCGCAAACGACACGAAGGACTGCAttcgggggagaagaagtttGTCTGCAAAGGAGACCTCAAGAGCGGCAGTCAATGGGGTTGCGGTAGACGGTTTGCCCGTGCGGATGCGCTCGGCAGACATTTCCGCTCAGAAGCTGGGCGGATATGCATCAAACCACTTCTCGACGAGGAAATAAACGAGCGACAACGGCAGTGGAACGAACAGCGCATGCAACAAGCTGCGGTGCAGGGCATGGTCATGCAGGCTCCTGGTATGATGATGCCTCCCGGCATGGATCCGAACGCGGGTGCGTACCCTATGGACCCCAACGGCAACTATGCGCTGCCACAGGCACTCTTGGCGCAATACCCAGCTTTGGCACAGATGAATTGGTCAGACatgggcggcggaggcggcatAGAGGACGACATCAGCGGAAGAAGCAGCTACGATGCAAGCGACTATGACGACGAAGCTGATGGAGGCTACGTCAGCGGGCCTGGTACCGGGTTTGGGCCCGGGGGGATGCAGGAGAACTTTGGGGAGATAGGGTACGCAAGCGACTATGGAGGACGCTGA
- a CDS encoding hypothetical protein (EggNog:ENOG503PG3P), translating to MTATNTHTPTLSVITRVPIPARVDPKAVLASLHAYEPLIKANPYVAHFEQRHLDVSEVVDDPLFLESGTKLQAFIVVDRVPVIPGFGAWGTKEVGIPCVMQSFDHGVRVRANAQAGVVVRSSYEVRRRGEVQDGPDLLLGPGDEGEWELVEIAGIDCNFFVKHFVRSRFSSAHQEILQRVVDGVARKTDAAAAGVNSDPAVANAGMPAEALPVVSSPFPAPTTL from the exons ATGACAGCCACAAACACCCACACACCAACCCTCTCAGTCATAACACGCGTCCCCATCCCCGCCAGGGTTGATCCCAAGGCCGTCCTCGCGAGCCTCCACGCCTACGAGCCCCTCATCAAAGCCAACCCCTACGTCGCCCACTTTGAGCAGCGGCACCTCGATGTCTCGGAAGTCGTAGATGATCCCCTGTTTCTCGAATCTGGCACCAAGCTGCAGGCCTTTATAGTGGTGGACCGGGTCCCTGTCATTCCTGGTTTCGGCGCCTGGGGCACCAAGGAGGTGGGCATCCCGTGTGTAATGCAGAGCTTTGACCATGGCGTCCGGGTTCGAGCCAATGCCCAGGCAGgcgtggtggtgaggagcaGTTACGAAgtcaggaggaggggggaggtgcaAGACGGCCCAGACTTGTTGCTTGGGCCTGGTGACGAAGGAGAgtgggagctggtggaaaTTGCGGGAATCGACTGCAACTTTTTCGTCAAACACTTTGTCAGATCCAGGTTTTCGAGTGCGCATCAGGAAATCCTGCAGAGGGTCGTGGATGGCGTCGCCAGGAAAACTgatgctgccgctgctggggTTAACAGTGATCCTGCTGTCGCAAATGCTGGGATGCCGGCGGAGGCCTTGCCAGTGGTG TCTTCACCTTTCCCTGCGCCAACAACTCTCTAG
- a CDS encoding hypothetical protein (EggNog:ENOG503NZ4E): MAALDALPLRDNWADDVRLEATKIIYSINGLAWDGKDERHQDSDFIEARLAFIARSWIVLCAGPKGSPTFDADSRKIAKPLTIPSIIPRSWATEETGSLEWDVQDLTGSGAYAQSRHLSVDPLLADVLAARSRAGGRRHQNDILADPTRDYQIDLATNEGFRQAAKKKNNKKGGAAKPNYISNNSNSNGNNDEGEKKDAEGGDAGANGDGTGGSGGSPNGDGGGGDENKDDDKKEDEKREEGTVEEKAEEKIEEAPPPPEDDLVGTGSKKKKKGVAEPEPPAVENPKKSTDSGLAAASAGPTFDSFSNIKMNGNRDPPRKEEPKPAQKSGFGGWSGLGWGGLGLASKVVENSPWGLKSKIGVGFSFGDGSGSEEHIQRPKSSARQVEKLAEKPVERPVEKPVEKPVEKPVEKPVKKSAEKPVERPIAPEKLSDDPPADDWFASASAATAKKKKNDLLVQEAKVEPGSKSGGNDAWDFWGAPKNKKKPQPAPEPEPEPAPEPPREPDLKPEPTKSTETDDAWGVAPVKGKKKKGKITIADEQPKEPDPPREPTAEPEPEPIPDPTPEPPKSYEEDNPWANIVTTSKRKKKKGKNAVPEPEPEPVKEPEPEPERAPTPEPERAPTPEPVPDPEPEPEQEVEDSWGWGTSSKKTRSRKGKKIEPEPEPEPEPEPPKDPEPEPEPEPVPEPEKKQEDDFWSFGVTATKGKKKKGRSKDPEPEPAKAPEPEPEPEPVPEPAPERSKKEEDDPWGLAATSSKKKKKDKGKKAAEPEHEPEPEPAKEPKPEPEPEPEPEPESEPDILEHSMWSFGFSTKKKKGKKEPEPEPPKEPEPEPELEPEPEPEPEPEPERQKKREDDDPWGLSTSSKKKKEKGKKAVEPEPGPEPVKKSKDKKDKKGKKVVEPEPEPEMEAVPEPEPQPENDDDDAFWGSLSGNKMAHHETSSTKDLLDLDNKNGSHVEADPRASTESSGGFFGWLSGKNKKKSGGSSDVSTKPEPTPEEIERAAAEEEKRKVEEAAEQARREAEEELAREEEQELAALVAKKNKKKRKGISRAEQERMDELEANANRRALAKEAREAEEADRERERQEEADHDAKKAEEMVKLEAEEAAERGREEEERERQEAEAAEAAAAAAAAEEEAAAAAEAEAAAERARAEAAAEADAASSKKSKKGDRKSKSKRDKEREREEEEERERDRERDREREREREKEKEREREREREREREREREREREREREKEKEKDKKKDKDRDKDRDKDKDKDRDKDRKKDKKKGKEKEREREREREKEREREKEKEKEEEDEANYLTAEDEDDLFKDLNDADITAEQLEELLDDGPAGKGLKDKASIEPVETRDGPGDDPFSFWGAAKKSISKSQKTSSLLPQALDSPPQPPEPDIHTGSNHAESSSKILSALGAFGGKSVWHTEAGTSPSPDLAKPTKSRSNKIADRMRAFEVADDDKDISGVEHDNDKNNDDRGKRRDKDDIYAEEKDSRDNHRAGAWGEYGGYEQYDPYEYEAPIDDIPPRTAPPPPAPVEVVTPKEERRKKKSKDKKGKEKDKPRSSEPAIIDVEAFAAPPPPPPPAPPSPPPAAAPYLPRSTHTGFPGGFPLDDEDHLDDHPRRRNIMDSGDDDEIVDIIEMASEKKVSKRSRRAASSPEVVDDEIHPPPPPPVPVPPPAVPDPPPPPMSPMSPPFSRSVKKERTKINRDGASWNMWSAAAPPPPPPPPPQEPSPKKSSSRSKEKERERESSSRKKTSFAAKAEKSSSRDSGSEDRPEKIDRVRSKDNPANRFPSVFASTPPISRNVATREKRHTSSSKPSSRRQSVEMSGGIMSPPPDEMSSKAAKILGVGGAAGLATGLGIGISRSSGRRSRKSVDEEGDVVMVDPTPPSPDKAERRRSRQYPPRPEDDVVMVDAGDATPTRPPLKRSASSANKKSGFSSLFGGVFTPSKSDPRLDPRSTDPRLDSRPEPRRRSTAFTTTDEEAGRRVEEDEAEREARRAARRAARRADKEAAEKGAGEQAAEEARRAKDEERRRRRKRQEEEEARRQEEKEARRAERRAQRTREEVDRRYAEQPDSERAERRRQRAEREAAEADAQARRAARHQERRHGHQPEEPARDIVQEERHHRRHRSHQPEDFAQRDPEEEERRRRRDARRAAQEAQVREERHHVNGRHRSEPPVEHSVYPNEHQHARENTAGSWPHSGTSSWVKEHSDAPPPPENEEEDEGPLPVEEVIDEEEARREARRARRRSRYAEAAAVENGGMTAEDLDEERRRRKRREERERDRERERERDRAERDHRYPPERDYHKGSDGSGDMRRDPRRSSTFDAATPRSSWWKRLAGKN, translated from the exons atggccgcccTTGACGCTTTGCCACTCCGCGATAACTGGGCGGACGATGTCAGATTGGAGGCGACTAAGATCATATACTCGATCAACGGACTTGCATGGGACGGGAAAGACGAGCGCCACCAAGATTCGGATTTCATAGAGGCTAGGCTAGCCTTCATTGCACGGAGCTGGATTGTGCTTTGCGCAGGCCCCAAG GGCTCGCCAACCTTTGATGCCGACTCACGAAAAATCGCCAAGCCTCTCACCATCCCGAGCATCATCCCTAGAAGTTGGGCCACTGAAGAGACTGGGAGCCTGGAATGGGATGTTCAGGATCTGACAGGAAGCGGCGCATATGCGCAAAGTCGTCACCTCTCGGTAGACCCTTTGCTCGCGGATGTTCTCGCGGCCAGGTCTAGAGCCGGAGGAAGACGTCATCAGAATGACATCCTTGCTGACCCGACCAGAGATTATCAGATCGATCTAGCCACAAACGAAGGTTTCCGACAGGccgcgaagaagaagaacaacaagaagggAGGGGCGGCGAAACCCAATTatatcagcaacaacagcaacagcaacggtAACAACGACGAgggcgagaagaaggacgCTGAAGGAGGTGACGCTGGCGCCAATGGTGATGGGACCGGGGGCTCTGGCGGTAGCCCCAACggagatggcggcggtggggacGAAAACAAAGACGACGACAAGAAAGAGgatgagaaaagagaggaaggaacGGTAGAAGAGAAGGCAGAAGAGAAGATCGAGGAagctccgccgcctcccgaGGATGACTTGGTCGGTACTGGTtctaagaagaagaagaagggcgttGCAGAACCCGAGCCTCCAGCAGTGGAAAATCCGAAGAAGTCTACCGATTCTGGTTTAGCCGCCGCTTCAGCAGGGCCTACCTTTGATTCCTTCTCGAACATCAAGATGAACGGGAATCGTGATCCGCCTCGGAAAGAAGAGCCCAAGCCAGCGCAAAAGAGCGGGTTTGGTGGCTGGAGTGGCttgggatggggtgggcTTGGTCTGGCATCAAAGGTTGTCGAGAATAGCCCGTGGGGTCTCAAGTCCAAAATCGGAGTGGGCTTCTCTTTTGGAGACGGTTCTGGCTCTGAAGAGCACATTCAGAGACCGAAATCAAGTGCAAGACAGGTTGAGAAACTGGCTGAGAAGCCAGTCGAAAGACCAGTCGAAAAGCCGGTCGAAAAACCAGTCGAAAAGCCAGTCGAAAAGCCAGTGAAAAAGTCGGCCGAGAAACCTGTCGAAAGACCAATTGCGCCAGAAAAGCTTTCGGATGACCCACCGGCAGACGACTGGTTCGCCTCCGCGTCCGCCGCAACAgctaagaagaagaagaatgatCTTCTTGTCCAAGAGGCCAAGGTGGAACCGGGCTCTAAATCAGGAGGGAATGATGCATGGGACTTCTGGGGAGCGCCCAAGAATAAGAAGAAGCCCCAGCCTGCTCCCGAACCAGAACCGGAGCCTGCGCCAGAGCCTCCCAGGGAGCCAGATCTTAAGCCGGAACCGACCAAGAGCACAGAAACAGATGATGCCTGGGGAGTTGCCCCCGTAAAGggtaagaagaagaaaggtaAGATCACCATTGCCGATGAACAGCCAAAGGAGCCGGATCCTCCCCGTGAACCAACAGCTGAACCCGAGCCTGAGCCAATTCCCGATCCAACACCCGAGCCACCCAAGTCATATGAAGAGGACAATCCATGGGCGAACATTGTCACAACatcgaagaggaagaagaaaaaggggaagAACGCCgtgccggagccggagccagAGCCTGTCAAAGAGCCCGAGCCTGAACCGGAACGAGCGCCCACCCCTGAACCGGAACGAGCGCCCACCCCTGAACCTGTTCCTGACCcagagccggagccggaACAGGAAGTGGAGGATtcctggggttggggtacTTCGTCCAAGAAGACCAGGTCGAGGAAGGGCAAAAAAATCGAGCCTGaaccagagccagagccagagccagagccacCCAAGGACCCGGAACCAGAACCTGAGCCTGAGCCTGTCCCAGAGCccgaaaagaaacaagaagatGACTTTTGGAGCTTTGGCGTCACTGCGActaaggggaagaagaagaagggcaggAGTAAAGACCCAGAGCCCGAGCCTGCCAAAGCACCCGAACCCGAACCTGAACCCGAGCCTGTTCCGGAGCCCGCGCCGGAGCGTTctaagaaggaggaagatgatccATGGGGCCTTGCAGCTACTTcttccaagaagaagaagaaggacaaagGGAAAAAGGCTGCTGAGCCTGAGCATGAGCCTGAACCTGAACCTGCGAAGGAACCGaagcccgagcccgagcccgAACCAGAACCGGAGCCTGAGTCGGAGCCTGACATTTTAGAACACAGTATGTGGAGCTTTGGGTTTTCTactaagaagaagaagggcaagaaggaaCCCGAGCCAGAACCTCCAAAAGAGCCTGAACCAGAACCGGAGCTGGAGCCTGAGCCTGAGCCAGAACCCGAGCCTGAGCCCGAACgtcaaaagaaaagagaagatgACGATCCATGGGGCCTGAGCACATcatcgaagaagaagaaggagaagggcaaaAAAGCTGTCGAACCCGAGCCTGGACCGGAGCCAGTCAAGAAGTCgaaagacaagaaggacaagaagggtAAGAAGGTGGTCGagccagaaccagaaccCGAGATGGAGGCTGTCCCCGAGCCGGAACCACAACCGGAaaatgacgacgacgatgcaTTCTGGGGCTCTCTGAGCGGCAACAAGATGGCCCATCACGAGACTTCAAGCACCAAGGACCTTCTTGACTTGGACAACAAGAACGGTAGCCATGTCGAAGCTGACCCGCGTGCGTCTACCGAGAGCAGCGGCGGCTTCTTTGGTTGGTTGTCAGGCAAGAATAAGAAGAAGTCTGGGGGGTCGTCGGATGTGTCCACCAAGCCGGAACCAACGCCAGAAGAAATTGAGAGGgctgctgccgaggaggaaaagcGCAaagtggaggaggctgcagagCAGGCACGCAGGGAAGCTGAAGAGGAGCTTGCcagagaggaggagcaggaactAGCTGCTCTcgtggccaagaagaacaagaagaagcgaaAAGGTATCTCGAGAGCTGAACAAGAGCGGATGGATGAGCTTGAGGCGAATGCCAACAGGCGGGCATTGGCAAAAGAAGCGCGTGaggcagaagaagcagacCGAGAACGGGAACGACAGGAAGAGGCCGACCACGATGCCAAGAAAGCTGAAGAAATGGTAAAGCTAGAGGCTGAAGAGGCTGCTGAGCGGGGGcgcgaagaggaagaacgTGAACGACAGGAGGCTGAGGCTgcagaggcggcggcggcggctgctgcagcagaagaagaagcagctgcagcggcagaagcagaagctgcAGCAGAACGAGCACGggcagaggcagcagcagaggcagATGCAGCGTCTTCCAAGAAGTCTAAGAAGGGTGATAGAAAGAGTAAGAGTAAAAGGGATAAGGAACGTGagcgggaagaagaggaggagagggaacgTGACAGGGAACGTGACAGGGAACGCGAGAGGGAGcgcgagaaggagaaggagcgtgagagggagagggagagggagagggagagggagagggagagggagagggagagggagcgcgagagggaaaaagaaaaagaaaaggacaaaaagaaagataagGATAGGGATAAGGATAGGGATAAGGATAAGGACAAGGATAGGGATAAGGATAGGAAGAAGGATAAAAAGAAGGGTaaagagaaggaaagggaaagggagcgagaaagggagaaggagagggaaagggagaaggagaaggagaaggaagaggaggatgaggccaACTATCTAACtgccgaagacgaagacgatCTTTTCAAAGACCTCAACGATGCTGATATCACAGCCGAGCAACTCGAGGAGCTACTGGATGACGGGCCCGCGGGTAAGGGACTCAAAGACAAAGCGTCGATTGAGCCAGTTGAAACGAGGGATGGGCCCGGCGATGACCCCTTCAGCTTCTGGGGGGCTGCGAAGAAGTCAATctccaaaagccaaaaaacCAGTTCGCTTCTGCCTCAGGCACTGGACAGtccaccgcaaccaccaGAGCCGGATATTCATACAGGTAGCAACCATGCTGAGTCATCGTCCAAGATCCTGTCAGCTCTGGGTGCTTTCGGCGGCAAATCGGTGTGGCACACCGAAGCCGGCACCTCGCCGTCACCCGATCTGGCCAAGCCGACGAAATCCAGAAGCAACAAGATCGCCGATCGCATGCGCGCCTTTGAAGTTGCCGACGACGATAAGGATATCTCGGGCGTTGAACacgacaacgacaagaaCAATGACGATAGGGGCAAGAGGCGCGACAAGGACGATATTTACGCCGAAGAGAAAGACAGTCGCGACAACCACAGGGCTGGAGCTTGGGGTGAGTACGGCGGCTACGAACAATACGACCCCTACGAGTACGAAGCACCGATCGACGATATTCCTCCCCGAACcgcgccaccacctcccgctcccgTTGAGGTTGTAACgcccaaggaggagaggaggaaaaagaagagcaaggacaagaagggcaaAGAAAAGGACAAGCCCAGAAGCTCGGAGCCTGCTATCATCGACGTCGAAGCCTTtgcagctcctccgcctcctcccccacctgcgccgccttctcctccgccagcagcagccccctACCTCCCGCGCTCAACACACACCGGCTTTCCTGGCGGCTTCCCgctcgacgacgaagacCACCTCGACGATCACCCCCGCCGGCGCAACATCATGGATTCAGGAGACGATGACGAGATTGTTGATATCATCGAAATGGCGTCGGAAAAGAAAGTCAGTAAACGGTCGAGAAGGGCTGCCAGCTCTCCAGAGgtcgttgatgatgagatccatccaccacctcctcctcctgttccgGTGCCGCCCCCTGCTGTTCCTgatccgccgcctccgcccaTGTCGCCCATGtcccctcctttttcacGCTCTGTCAAGAAAGAGCGGACTAAAATCAATCGCGACGGTGCATCTTGGAACATGTGGtcagctgctgctccccctccgcctccgcctcctcctccacaggaGCCTAGTCCCAagaaatcatcatcaagaagtaaagaaaaagagagggaaagggaatcAAGCTCCAGGAAGAAGACGTCCTTTGCTGCCAAAGCTGAGAAGTCCTCATCCAGAGATTCAGGGTCGGAAGATAGGCCAGAGAAGATTGACAGGGTGCGCTCCAAAGACAACCCGGCAAATCGATTCCCTAGCGTTTTCGCCAGCACTCCCCCCATCTCTCGGAATGTCGCAACCCGTGAGAAACGACACACTTCAAGCAGCAAGCCAAGCTCACGGCGGCAGTCTGTGGAAATGTCTGGTGGAATCATGAGCCCACCCCCTGATGAGATGTCGTCCAAGGCGGCCAAGATCCTTGGTGTCGGTGGTGCTGCCGGTCTTGCTACTGGCCTCGGCATAGGCATTTCAAGATCCAGCGGTAGACGCAGTAGAAAGT ccgtcgacgaggagggagatgtgGTCATGGTCGATCCCACACCACCCAGCCCGGATAAGGCGGAACGGCGTCGGTCGAGA CAATACCCTCCCCGTccggaggatgatgttgtcATGGTTGATGCCGGGGATGCGACCCCTACTCGACCTCCTCTCAAGCGCTCAGCCTCGAGCGCGAATAAGAAATCGGggttctcttctctctttgGTGGTGTCTTTACACCGAGCAAGTCGGATCCCCGTTTGGATCCGCGCTCCACAGACCCTCGTCTGGATTCGCGCCCAGAGCCTCGTAGGCGCAGCACTGCTTTTACAACGACggatgaggaagctggaagacgagtcgaagaggatgaagctGAGCGGGAGGCTCGCCGCGCTGCTCGTCGTGCTGCACGCCGGGCCGATAAGGAAGCTGCAGAGAAGGGTGCAGGTGAACAAGCAGCCGAGGAAGCCCGCCGGGCCAAGGACGAAGAACGCCGTCGGCGACGCaagagacaagaagaagaagaagcccgcagacaggaagaaaaagaagcacGGCGTGCGGAAAGACGTGCTCAACGTACTCGGGAGGAAGTTGACAGGCGATATGCAGAGCAGCCGGATTCTGAGAGAGCGGAGCGTCGCAGGCAACGTGCAGAGAGGGAGGCTGCTGAAGCCGATGCTCAGGCCCGCCGGGCAGCGAGACACCAGGAGCGTCGCCACGGTCACCAGCCGGAAGAGCCGGCTCGGGATATTGTGCAAGAAGAACGCCACCACCGTCGTCACCGCAGCCACCAGCCCGAAGATTTTGCACAGCGTgacccagaagaagaagaacgaCGCCGTCGCCGTGATGCAAGACGTGCTGCGCAAGAAGCCCAAGTGAGGGAGGAGCGTCATCATGTGAACGGACGACATCGTTCTGAACCTCCTGTCGAGCACTCGGTATATCCTAATGAGCACCAGCACGCAAGAGAAAACACGGCTGGCTCGTGGCCGCATTCGGGCACGTCATCCTGGGTAAAGGAGCATTCTGATgcgccaccgcctccagaaaatgaggaagaagatgagggtCCTCTCCCCGTCGAAGAGGTgattgatgaggaagaggcacGCCGTGAAGCTCGTAGGGCGAGACGTCGGTCAAGATATGCTGAGGCGGCAGCTGTTGAGAATGGCGGGATGACTGCTGAAGATCTTGACGAGgaaagacgaagaagaaagcgACGCGAGGAACGGGAGCGGGatagggagagggagagggagagggatcGTGCTGAGCGTGATCATCGCTACCCCCCCGAACGGGACTATCACAAAGGATCGGATGGCAGTGGAGATATGCGCCGTGATCCTCGACGCAGCTCAACATTCGATGCTGCCACGCCAAGAAGCTCGTGGTGGAAGAGACTCGCTGGGAAGAACTGA
- a CDS encoding hypothetical protein (EggNog:ENOG503NX3C; COG:C), which produces MALPSETRAVIIASIGKAEIKSVPLPTLRDDYILVRTTAVALNPTDWKHVYGINLGPNQPTVIDTRVGCDYAGIVEHVGPKVTKAFKKGDLICGPAHGSNAVQPEDGTFAEYIVVKGDVQIKVPGNLKDYEAATLGIGITTAGQGLYQALSLPLPSPASPVPDPDPDPRRKILIYGGSTATGLLGIQFAALSGYTIATTCSPHNFSRVRSLVGNGSVSAYDYRSPTLSSDLKAWAGDDLTVAWDCIASTDSAKLCASVLAKEGGKYRSLLRVPDEVVKGVNGKVDSGFTFAYTALGEAFRKAVDIPAVEGDFEFAKQFWELARELLAQGKVKTVEAEVNRGGKGGLEGVLVGLRELKEGRVSGRKLVYTLRGDGSADF; this is translated from the exons ATGGCTCTTCCTAGCGAAACGAGGGCTGTTATCATTGCCTCCATAGGCAAGGCCGAGATCAAGTCGGTCCCCCTCCCTACGCTTCGAGACGACTACATACTCGTCCGGACGACAGCCGTGGCGTTGAATCCCACAGATTGGAAGCACGTCTACGGGATCAACCTCGGACCTAATCAGCCAACCGTTATCGACACCCGTGTAGGCTGCGACTACGCCGGCATCGTCGAGCACGTTGGGCCCAAAGTGACCAAGGCCTTCAAGAAGGGAGACCTCATCTGCGGCCCGGCCCATGGATCCAACGCCGTTCAGCCAGAGGACGGGACGTTTGCAGAATACATCGTGGTGAAAGGGGATGTTCAGATCAAGGTGCCTGGTAACCTCAAAGACTACGAAGCAGCCACGTTGGGAATTGGGATAACAACTGCT GGCCAAGGCCTGTACcaagccctctccctccccctcccttcacCAGCTTCCCCTGTCCCGGACCCGGACCCGGACCCCAGAAGAAAGATCTTGATCTACGGCGGCAGCACGGCcaccggcctcctcggcatccagTTCGCCGCTTTATCTGGATACACCATCGCCACGACTTGCTCCCCGCACAACTTCTCCCGAGTCCGGTCGCTCGTCGGCAACGGCAGCGTTTCTGCATATGACTACCGCTCTCCGACCCTATCGTCAGACTTGAAAGCATGGGCTGGCGACGATCTGACGGTGGCATGGGACTGCATAGCGAGCACTGACTCGGCAAAGTTGTGCGCTTCTGTGCTGGCGAAGGAAGGCGGGAAGTACAGGTCTCTGCTGAGGGTGCCGGACGAGGTGGTCAAGGGGGTGAATGGCAAGGTTGACAGCGGGTTCACGTTTGCGTATACGGCCTTGGGGGAGGCGTTCAGGAAGGCGGTGGATATCCCggctgtggagggggattttGAGTTTGCGAAGCAGTTTTGGGAGCTGGCTAGAGAGTTGTTGGCGCAGGGAAAGGTGAAGACtgtggaggcggaggtcaataggggtgggaagggggggttggaaggggtgttggttgggttgcgggagttgaaggaagggagggtgAGTGGGAGAAAGTTGGTGTACACTTTGAGAGGTGATGGCTCGGCTGATTTTTGA